From Camelus dromedarius isolate mCamDro1 chromosome 23, mCamDro1.pat, whole genome shotgun sequence, a single genomic window includes:
- the LOC135319020 gene encoding GDP-fucose protein O-fucosyltransferase 2-like isoform X3 yields MVTGATLCAGRRALLGRVAGSGSVQLPGTMAVLAAGDGGLLGRATSSGLVSRRPTSCLGRRPTDARYLLCDFNPPEGFNLLRNVCIHIAFLLKTLLKMEESVLVLFPWGHLYHWQSPDPWSDSFDLPSLNRNIPDIEYKQFVAGFTW; encoded by the exons atggttacaggcgccacgctctgcgcgggccggcgtgcgcttctggggcgggtagcgggctccggaagtgtgcagctgcccgggaccatggcggtgcttgctgctggggatggcggcttgctcggccgggcgactagttctggcctggtcagtcggcggccgacatcctgtctggggcggcgtcccacagacg ccaggtaccttctgtgtgacttcaaccctccagagggcttcaacctccttaggaacgtctgcatccacattgccttcctcctgaagaccctgctgaagatggaggagtcggtactggtgctattcccttggggccacctctaccactggcagagccccgatccctggtccgactcctttgacctcccaagtctcaacagaaacatccctgacattgagtacaAGCAGTTCgttgcag ggttcacttggtga
- the LOC135319020 gene encoding GDP-fucose protein O-fucosyltransferase 2-like isoform X2, with the protein MVTGATLCAGRRALLGRVAGSGSVQLPGTMAVLAAGDGGLLGRATSSGLVSRRPTSCLGRRPTDGKPRYLLCDFNPPEGFNLLRNVCIHIAFLLKTLLKMEESVLVLFPWGHLYHWQSPDPWSDSFDLPSLNRNIPDIEYKQFVAGL; encoded by the exons atggttacaggcgccacgctctgcgcgggccggcgtgcgcttctggggcgggtagcgggctccggaagtgtgcagctgcccgggaccatggcggtgcttgctgctggggatggcggcttgctcggccgggcgactagttctggcctggtcagtcggcggccgacatcctgtctggggcggcgtcccacagacggtaaac ccaggtaccttctgtgtgacttcaaccctccagagggcttcaacctccttaggaacgtctgcatccacattgccttcctcctgaagaccctgctgaagatggaggagtcggtactggtgctattcccttggggccacctctaccactggcagagccccgatccctggtccgactcctttgacctcccaagtctcaacagaaacatccctgacattgagtacaAGCAGTTCgttgcag gcctctga
- the LOC135319020 gene encoding GDP-fucose protein O-fucosyltransferase 2-like isoform X1, with protein MVTGATLCAGRRALLGRVAGSGSVQLPGTMAVLAAGDGGLLGRATSSGLVSRRPTSCLGRRPTDGKPRYLLCDFNPPEGFNLLRNVCIHIAFLLKTLLKMEESVLVLFPWGHLYHWQSPDPWSDSFDLPSLNRNIPDIEYKQFVAGFTW; from the exons atggttacaggcgccacgctctgcgcgggccggcgtgcgcttctggggcgggtagcgggctccggaagtgtgcagctgcccgggaccatggcggtgcttgctgctggggatggcggcttgctcggccgggcgactagttctggcctggtcagtcggcggccgacatcctgtctggggcggcgtcccacagacggtaaac ccaggtaccttctgtgtgacttcaaccctccagagggcttcaacctccttaggaacgtctgcatccacattgccttcctcctgaagaccctgctgaagatggaggagtcggtactggtgctattcccttggggccacctctaccactggcagagccccgatccctggtccgactcctttgacctcccaagtctcaacagaaacatccctgacattgagtacaAGCAGTTCgttgcag ggttcacttggtga